The Mucilaginibacter mallensis genome has a segment encoding these proteins:
- the dcp gene encoding peptidyl-dipeptidase Dcp → MKTLFILPLAVFVGIMTSCKNNTGTSAGNSADSASSNPLLTASTLPFQAPPFDKIKDSDYEPAFEEGMKQQLAEMEKIASNPDAPTFENTFVAMEKSGVLLQRVNNIFNTVTGANTDSVLQKIQEEVAPKLAAHQDAIHLNAKLFKRIEAIYNNRAQLKLDPESARLVEYDYLEFVLAGAKLADNDKIVLKKFNEQLASLSAKYTNQLLAAAKAGALAISDTSELAGLSQGDKDALAQNAKAKKLDGKYLIALQNTTQQPLLQSLANRATREKLFNASYTRAEKSDSNDTRTTIVQIAKLRAEKAKLLGYPDYASWVLQDQMAKTPQAVDKFFAQLVPAATAKAKSEAADIQKVIDQQKGGFQLQPYDWNFYAEQVRKQKFDLNESEIKPYFEINNVLQNGVFYAANQLYGLTFKERHDIPVYQKDVRVFDVIDKDGSQIGLFYCDYFKRDNKSGGAWMSNMVDQSKLLGTKPVIYNVCNFTKPAPGQPALISFDDVTTMFHEFGHALHGFFGDQQYLTLSGTNVARDFVEFPSQFNEHWALYPQVLQHYATHYKTGQPMPQVLVDKIKKAATFNQGYSLTEILAAASLDMQWHQLPASAPLQDVDKFEAASLAKTGLNLSQVPPRYRSSYFLHIWANGYAAGYYAYLWTEMLDDDAFAWFKENGGLTRANGQRFRDMILSRGNTIEYGKMYRDFRGHDPSIKAMEQKRGLIAE, encoded by the coding sequence ATGAAAACTCTATTTATACTACCATTAGCAGTATTCGTGGGAATTATGACCTCGTGCAAAAACAATACAGGCACATCAGCAGGCAATAGCGCTGATTCTGCATCATCCAATCCTTTGCTTACAGCAAGTACCTTACCTTTCCAGGCTCCGCCGTTTGATAAGATAAAAGACTCGGATTATGAGCCTGCATTTGAAGAGGGCATGAAACAACAGCTGGCTGAAATGGAAAAAATAGCCAGCAACCCTGATGCGCCAACATTTGAAAACACATTTGTGGCAATGGAAAAAAGCGGTGTGTTATTGCAACGGGTAAATAACATTTTCAACACGGTTACAGGTGCTAATACTGATAGCGTCCTACAAAAAATACAAGAGGAAGTAGCCCCTAAACTTGCAGCTCATCAGGATGCCATACATTTGAATGCTAAACTATTTAAACGTATTGAAGCAATATATAATAACCGGGCGCAACTTAAGCTCGACCCCGAATCGGCCCGTTTGGTTGAATATGACTACCTGGAGTTTGTGCTGGCCGGTGCAAAACTTGCAGACAATGATAAAATAGTCCTCAAAAAGTTTAATGAGCAGCTAGCTTCGCTTAGCGCTAAATATACCAATCAATTACTGGCAGCCGCCAAGGCAGGTGCATTGGCAATTAGTGATACTAGCGAACTTGCCGGACTATCACAAGGCGATAAAGATGCGCTGGCGCAAAATGCAAAAGCAAAAAAGCTTGATGGTAAATACCTTATAGCTTTACAGAATACTACGCAACAACCCCTACTGCAATCATTAGCAAACCGGGCAACCCGCGAAAAATTATTTAATGCATCATATACACGTGCCGAAAAAAGCGACTCAAACGATACTCGTACAACCATTGTTCAGATAGCCAAACTACGTGCTGAAAAAGCCAAATTACTGGGCTATCCTGACTATGCCTCATGGGTTTTGCAGGATCAAATGGCAAAAACACCACAGGCGGTTGACAAATTCTTCGCTCAACTAGTTCCTGCTGCCACAGCAAAAGCCAAAAGCGAGGCTGCCGACATACAAAAAGTTATAGACCAACAAAAAGGAGGCTTTCAGCTACAACCTTACGATTGGAATTTTTATGCTGAACAGGTTCGCAAGCAGAAATTCGACCTGAATGAAAGCGAGATCAAGCCTTATTTTGAAATCAATAATGTATTGCAGAACGGTGTATTCTACGCGGCCAACCAGCTTTACGGCTTAACATTTAAGGAACGCCATGATATTCCGGTTTATCAAAAAGATGTGCGTGTATTTGACGTGATAGACAAAGACGGCTCACAAATAGGTTTGTTTTACTGCGATTACTTTAAGCGCGACAATAAATCAGGCGGCGCGTGGATGAGTAATATGGTTGATCAATCGAAATTACTGGGTACAAAACCTGTAATATATAATGTGTGCAATTTCACTAAACCAGCCCCCGGTCAGCCCGCATTAATCAGTTTTGATGATGTTACTACTATGTTCCATGAATTTGGCCATGCCCTGCATGGTTTCTTTGGTGATCAGCAATATCTTACCTTATCAGGCACTAACGTAGCCCGTGATTTTGTGGAGTTTCCGTCACAGTTTAATGAGCACTGGGCATTATATCCGCAGGTATTGCAGCATTATGCTACCCATTACAAAACCGGCCAGCCTATGCCGCAGGTTTTGGTTGATAAAATAAAAAAGGCCGCTACCTTTAATCAGGGCTATTCCTTAACCGAGATACTGGCAGCTGCTTCGCTGGATATGCAATGGCACCAATTACCGGCCAGCGCGCCATTACAAGATGTAGATAAATTTGAAGCCGCATCGCTTGCCAAAACAGGACTGAACTTATCACAGGTACCGCCTCGTTATCGTTCAAGTTATTTCTTACACATTTGGGCCAACGGCTATGCGGCTGGTTATTATGCTTATTTATGGACAGAGATGCTGGATGATGATGCCTTCGCCTGGTTTAAAGAAAATGGCGGTTTAACCCGTGCAAATGGCCAGCGTTTCCGCGATATGATATTATCAAGAGGCAATACTATTGAATATGGTAAAATGTACCGCGATTTCAGGGGCCATGATCCAAGTATTAAAGCGATGGAACAAAAACGCGGTTTGATCGCGGAGTAA
- a CDS encoding PhoH family protein: MQKDGSRKTDKKKIFVLDTSVILYDHNAFENFQEHDVAIPIQVLEELDNMKSGNDTRNFEARSFIRLMDDISSNNLVNEWQPLNGKSKGSFKVIIDTKNIAADAAAIFGSEKTDHRILNAALVLQEENPDKKVVLVSKDICLRLKAKSLNLYAEDYETGKIKNVDELYTGKTTLNKVADKLISQLNKHDSLPVDIFDIKHLNNHFYILNGKNQSVPAFYNSQTAQLEKVTEQPIFNISPKNMEQAFAIHALLHPDIKLVTIQGNAGTGKTLLALAGALEQRKHFRQIYVTRPIVPLSNKDIGFLPGDIKSKIDPYMAPIWDNLKFIKDQFNDDEKMQAKIDELVTTDKISIAPLAFIRGRTLSKIFFIVDEAQNLTPHEIKTIISRAGENSKFVFTGDIYQIDTPYLDAESNGLSYLIDKAKDHPLYAHITLQKGERSELANLATELL; the protein is encoded by the coding sequence ATGCAAAAGGACGGCTCGAGAAAAACTGACAAGAAGAAAATATTTGTATTAGATACTTCCGTTATCCTATACGATCATAATGCCTTTGAAAACTTCCAGGAACATGATGTGGCCATACCCATACAAGTGCTGGAAGAGCTTGACAATATGAAAAGCGGCAATGATACCCGCAATTTTGAGGCGCGTAGTTTTATCAGGCTGATGGATGATATATCCAGCAACAACCTGGTTAACGAGTGGCAGCCGCTGAATGGCAAAAGCAAAGGCAGCTTTAAGGTAATTATCGATACTAAAAACATTGCGGCAGATGCCGCGGCTATTTTTGGTTCGGAAAAAACAGACCATCGTATATTAAATGCAGCCCTGGTATTGCAGGAGGAAAATCCGGATAAAAAAGTTGTACTGGTTTCAAAAGATATATGCCTGCGCCTGAAAGCAAAATCGCTTAATTTATATGCTGAGGATTACGAAACCGGCAAGATTAAAAACGTTGATGAGCTTTATACAGGTAAAACTACTTTAAACAAAGTAGCCGATAAGCTTATAAGCCAACTCAATAAGCATGATAGTTTACCGGTAGATATCTTTGATATTAAACACCTCAACAACCATTTTTATATTTTAAACGGGAAAAATCAATCAGTGCCGGCATTTTACAATTCGCAAACTGCGCAACTGGAAAAGGTTACCGAGCAGCCTATTTTCAATATCTCGCCTAAAAACATGGAGCAGGCTTTTGCCATTCACGCCCTGCTACACCCTGACATAAAACTGGTTACAATACAAGGCAATGCGGGTACAGGCAAAACACTTTTGGCATTGGCAGGTGCGTTGGAACAGCGCAAGCATTTCAGGCAGATCTATGTTACCCGGCCTATCGTTCCGCTAAGTAATAAAGATATTGGCTTTTTGCCCGGTGATATAAAGTCAAAAATAGACCCTTACATGGCGCCAATATGGGATAACCTTAAATTTATTAAGGATCAGTTTAATGACGATGAAAAGATGCAGGCTAAGATTGATGAGCTGGTTACCACTGATAAAATATCCATAGCGCCACTGGCCTTCATCCGTGGGCGCACTTTAAGCAAGATATTTTTTATTGTGGATGAAGCGCAGAATTTAACCCCGCACGAAATAAAAACTATTATCAGCAGGGCAGGAGAGAACAGCAAATTTGTTTTCACGGGCGATATTTACCAGATCGATACCCCGTATCTTGATGCTGAAAGTAACGGGCTGTCGTATTTGATTGATAAAGCAAAAGATCACCCATTATATGCCCACATCACCCTGCAAAAAGGGGAGCGGAGCGAGTTAGCTAATTTGGCGACGGAGTTGTTATAG
- a CDS encoding FUSC family membrane protein yields the protein MQFREIKSFFYSQYFSDGLRITIGVLIPSLILAQLHYFDAGVSMSLGALCISVVDTPGPVMHKRNAMAICNLCVFIVAVITGFARFNIYTLGIEVTLFSFLFSMFTIYGNRAASIGTGALLVMILMMDKAEPPSEVLSSSAIILAGGVWYMLFSLVFFGIRPYRAAQQTLGESIDEVAKFLRIKAAFYLPDTDIDANYHKLVSQQIKVSQSQDLVREMLFKSRLLVRESTSASRILVLTFIDLVDMYENIMATHYDYAYLRDKFKHTGILADVAKIIEHMANEVDKAAFIVLSNTKYKNPVDFTPELEKLKAKIDILAQTEPETSNIILKKILVNLRDMNQKITSIYNYYNSDSANLLFENRRRVEYSRFVTHQDYAPHIFTDNLSFDSAAFKHALRVALVCLIGFITAKTISQGHHSYWILLTIIVILKPGFSLSKQRNYQRLIGTIFGGIIGIALLIFVPDKTVQFFCMVFFMLGCYSFLRFNYVLSVLFMTPYILIVFSFLGVNHIVQERITDTLIGSVIAFIASYLIFPAWEYEQIQLTLREMICANINYLVKIAESLSGKTVDTTEYKLARKDVFVKSGNLSAAFERMTSEPKSKQKNIKEIHKFVVLNHILSSYIATVAAEIIGKTLNNSQPDIIRSIKKSLAVLNDTSAKLGGQKADFNTERSTQVSLDNKPELLVPDDSLLKEQLGFINKISADIARVSENILV from the coding sequence ATGCAGTTCAGGGAGATAAAAAGTTTTTTTTACAGCCAGTATTTTTCCGACGGCTTGCGCATAACTATAGGCGTTTTGATACCGTCGTTAATATTAGCACAACTGCATTATTTTGATGCTGGGGTAAGCATGTCGCTGGGTGCATTATGTATAAGTGTTGTTGACACCCCGGGCCCAGTAATGCATAAGCGCAATGCTATGGCTATATGCAATTTATGTGTATTTATAGTAGCGGTAATTACCGGCTTTGCAAGGTTTAATATTTACACATTAGGGATTGAAGTTACTTTGTTTTCGTTCCTGTTTTCCATGTTCACCATTTACGGCAATCGTGCCGCATCCATTGGTACCGGTGCTTTACTGGTAATGATACTGATGATGGACAAAGCCGAACCACCTTCTGAAGTGCTATCATCAAGCGCCATTATTTTAGCGGGCGGGGTGTGGTATATGCTTTTCAGCCTTGTATTTTTCGGCATCAGGCCTTATCGTGCCGCGCAGCAAACACTTGGCGAAAGTATTGATGAAGTGGCTAAATTTCTACGGATTAAAGCTGCCTTTTATTTACCGGATACCGATATTGATGCAAACTACCATAAACTAGTATCGCAGCAAATAAAGGTTAGCCAAAGCCAGGACCTGGTGAGGGAAATGCTGTTCAAGAGTCGGTTATTGGTGCGCGAATCAACCAGTGCAAGCCGTATTTTGGTGCTTACGTTTATTGACCTGGTTGATATGTATGAAAACATTATGGCTACCCATTATGATTATGCCTATCTGCGCGACAAGTTTAAACATACTGGCATATTAGCCGATGTAGCCAAGATAATTGAACATATGGCCAATGAGGTAGATAAGGCTGCATTTATTGTGTTATCCAACACCAAATATAAAAACCCGGTAGACTTTACTCCTGAGCTGGAAAAGCTGAAAGCAAAGATTGATATACTGGCCCAGACTGAGCCCGAAACAAGCAACATTATCCTGAAAAAAATATTGGTAAACCTGCGTGATATGAACCAGAAGATCACGAGCATTTATAATTATTATAATTCAGATTCGGCCAACCTGCTGTTTGAGAATCGCCGGAGAGTAGAATACTCCAGGTTTGTAACCCACCAGGATTATGCCCCGCATATATTTACTGATAACCTATCCTTCGATTCAGCTGCGTTTAAACATGCTTTAAGGGTAGCTTTGGTTTGTTTAATCGGGTTTATCACTGCCAAAACCATTTCGCAGGGGCATCATAGCTATTGGATATTGCTTACCATCATTGTTATTTTAAAACCAGGTTTCAGCTTATCAAAACAACGCAATTATCAGCGGCTCATTGGCACCATTTTCGGTGGCATTATTGGTATAGCATTATTGATTTTTGTGCCAGATAAAACGGTACAGTTTTTTTGCATGGTATTTTTCATGCTGGGGTGCTATAGCTTTTTAAGGTTTAATTACGTGCTAAGCGTTTTATTTATGACCCCCTATATACTTATTGTATTCAGCTTTTTAGGGGTTAATCATATCGTTCAGGAAAGGATCACCGATACTTTGATAGGTTCTGTTATTGCTTTTATAGCCAGTTACCTTATTTTCCCGGCATGGGAATATGAGCAGATACAGCTAACCCTGCGCGAGATGATATGCGCCAATATAAACTACCTGGTTAAAATAGCCGAAAGCTTATCGGGCAAAACGGTAGATACAACTGAATATAAACTGGCCCGCAAAGATGTTTTTGTAAAATCAGGGAACCTATCGGCTGCGTTTGAACGAATGACATCTGAACCCAAAAGCAAGCAAAAGAATATAAAAGAGATACACAAATTTGTAGTGCTCAATCATATTCTATCATCTTATATTGCTACGGTCGCAGCTGAAATTATTGGCAAAACATTAAACAATTCACAGCCGGATATCATTAGATCCATTAAAAAAAGCCTGGCCGTTCTTAATGACACCAGTGCAAAACTGGGCGGACAAAAAGCCGATTTCAACACCGAAAGGTCAACTCAGGTTAGCCTTGACAATAAACCGGAGCTTTTAGTACCTGACGATAGCCTTTTAAAGGAACAATTAGGATTTATCAATAAGATCAGCGCCGATATTGCGCGAGTGTCGGAGAATATATTAGTTTAG
- a CDS encoding phosphoenolpyruvate carboxylase — MSSTLKLSQRETAFNHEVVARFELYNSLFQTLPFYQVKDTGILLPFFSSHCEKGAINEQSPKEIIESFFKKYVPDIDHREQINRLFRFIQYIERQVVLFDAIEDSSFSKIGRPDDSGSLQSLLQQAATSDQARNAISEKLKDFSLRLVLTAHPTQFYPGTVLGIMTDMIEALKINDINTIDELLQQLGKTPFFNKTSPTPVDEAVSLVWFLENIFYQAISGIQSKLEEEFDINLADNHQILELGFWPGGDRDGNPNVTTDTTKAVAKFLRQIVFRCYYRDFRVLKRRITFRGFGKTLETIEKLLYKNAFNPQEKQEDVQKDLLILLQSVRHTLIKDHDSLFVNVVEDLIRKVNLFGCFFATLDIRQDSRVLRSVYEYIEQQDGIKESIYAGYNDLDEEGKIKHITFKEADFKCPDNVDSLTMDTLNTIRLMKDIQQANGEKACQRFIISNCQQASDILQLIDLFLWSGWKKEDLSVDFMPLFETINDLKLAATIMERLYTHPFYKEHLANRGNRQSIMLGFSDGTKDGGYLMANWSIYNAKVELTAMARKYGIDLAFFDGRGGPPARGGGKTHRFYASMGDEIANEHIQLTIQGQTVSSQYGSIETARFNMEQLINAGIVSELYPNKNDLLSIKHKALIADMASESYKMFMDLKQDSLFVEYLEKFSPLKLLSRINISSRPTKRNADAQLKLEDLRAISFVTSWSQLKQNIPGFYGVGTALKKMKNDDKWEEVKQLYHTSGFFKTMLDNCMMSMSKSDFRVTAYLQKDKKFGAFWQMLKDEYDLTKAMLIELTGSNALMDEYPVERRSIGIRERIVLPLVIVQHYALQCLNNEKSDEEMTEIYDKLVIRTVYGIVNAGRNLA, encoded by the coding sequence ATGTCCTCAACGTTAAAACTCAGCCAGAGAGAAACCGCTTTCAACCATGAAGTTGTTGCCCGTTTTGAGTTGTATAACAGTTTATTTCAAACGCTGCCTTTTTACCAGGTTAAAGATACCGGTATTTTGCTGCCGTTTTTTAGTTCGCATTGTGAAAAAGGTGCTATTAATGAGCAATCTCCAAAGGAGATCATCGAATCATTCTTTAAAAAGTATGTACCGGATATCGATCACCGCGAGCAGATTAACCGTTTGTTCAGGTTCATACAGTATATTGAGCGGCAGGTAGTATTGTTTGATGCCATAGAGGATTCATCGTTTAGCAAAATTGGCCGCCCTGATGATTCAGGATCATTGCAAAGCCTGTTGCAGCAAGCAGCTACCAGCGATCAGGCCCGTAATGCGATCAGCGAAAAATTAAAAGATTTCTCGTTACGCCTGGTACTTACCGCGCATCCTACACAGTTTTACCCGGGCACGGTTTTGGGTATCATGACTGATATGATAGAGGCGCTGAAGATCAATGATATAAATACTATTGATGAGCTGCTACAACAGCTAGGTAAAACGCCTTTCTTTAATAAAACATCGCCAACGCCAGTTGATGAGGCGGTTAGCTTGGTTTGGTTTCTGGAGAATATATTTTACCAGGCTATATCAGGCATACAATCAAAACTGGAAGAAGAGTTTGATATAAATCTTGCGGATAATCACCAGATTTTAGAATTAGGTTTTTGGCCGGGTGGCGACAGGGATGGTAACCCTAACGTAACTACAGATACTACCAAAGCAGTGGCTAAATTTTTAAGGCAGATCGTATTCCGCTGTTATTACCGTGATTTCAGGGTGTTGAAACGCCGTATTACTTTCAGGGGTTTTGGTAAAACCTTGGAAACCATTGAGAAGCTTCTCTATAAAAATGCCTTTAATCCGCAGGAAAAACAGGAAGATGTACAAAAAGACCTATTGATTTTGCTGCAATCTGTTAGGCATACATTAATAAAAGACCACGACAGCTTATTTGTAAACGTAGTTGAGGACCTGATAAGGAAAGTTAACCTGTTTGGTTGCTTTTTCGCTACGCTTGATATAAGGCAGGATAGCCGTGTATTACGTAGTGTATACGAATACATAGAACAACAGGATGGTATTAAAGAAAGTATCTACGCTGGTTACAACGATCTTGACGAAGAAGGAAAAATAAAACACATCACCTTTAAGGAAGCTGATTTTAAATGTCCTGATAATGTGGATAGCCTCACCATGGATACGCTTAACACTATCAGGCTGATGAAGGATATTCAGCAGGCTAATGGAGAGAAGGCTTGTCAACGCTTTATCATCAGTAATTGTCAGCAGGCATCAGATATTTTACAGCTGATAGACCTGTTTTTATGGAGCGGCTGGAAAAAGGAAGACCTGAGCGTTGATTTTATGCCATTGTTTGAGACCATTAATGACCTTAAGCTGGCAGCAACCATAATGGAACGACTGTATACTCATCCCTTTTATAAAGAACACTTAGCAAATAGAGGCAACCGCCAAAGCATTATGCTGGGCTTCTCAGATGGTACCAAAGATGGCGGTTACCTGATGGCCAACTGGTCGATATACAACGCGAAAGTTGAGCTTACTGCTATGGCCAGAAAATATGGCATTGATTTGGCCTTCTTTGATGGCAGGGGAGGCCCGCCGGCTCGTGGTGGTGGTAAAACACACCGTTTTTATGCCTCAATGGGCGATGAGATAGCTAATGAGCATATACAGCTAACCATACAGGGACAAACAGTGAGTTCGCAATACGGATCAATTGAAACTGCCCGTTTTAACATGGAGCAGTTGATAAATGCGGGTATTGTATCGGAGCTATATCCAAATAAAAACGATCTTTTAAGTATAAAACATAAAGCGTTAATAGCCGATATGGCCAGCGAAAGCTATAAAATGTTTATGGATTTAAAACAGGATTCTTTATTTGTGGAATACCTGGAAAAATTCAGTCCGCTAAAATTGCTTTCACGTATCAATATCAGCAGCCGCCCAACCAAGCGTAATGCCGATGCGCAATTGAAACTGGAGGACCTGCGGGCCATAAGCTTTGTAACTTCATGGAGCCAGTTGAAACAGAACATACCCGGCTTTTATGGTGTAGGCACTGCTTTAAAGAAAATGAAAAATGATGACAAATGGGAGGAAGTAAAACAACTGTACCATACATCTGGTTTCTTTAAAACTATGCTGGATAACTGTATGATGTCTATGTCGAAATCGGATTTTCGCGTTACCGCTTATCTGCAAAAAGATAAAAAGTTTGGTGCGTTTTGGCAGATGCTGAAAGACGAGTATGACCTTACCAAAGCTATGCTGATAGAATTAACAGGTAGTAACGCGCTGATGGATGAATACCCGGTTGAAAGGCGTTCAATAGGTATACGTGAGCGTATTGTGTTGCCACTGGTAATTGTACAGCATTATGCGCTGCAATGCCTTAATAATGAGAAGAGTGATGAGGAGATGACAGAGATTTATGATAAGCTGGTTATAAGAACCGTATATGGTATTGTAAATGCAGGCAGAAATCTGGCATAA
- a CDS encoding DUF4142 domain-containing protein, with protein sequence MKKLIYPVLGLAMALSLQSCIDNWKAKYYNEKTLVDDVGVSLIKNGLEGGMTEIEASQLAVKNSTNPQVVSFAQMIITDHTKADSTLKWMEYDKLMTEKDTVSGEHQEMIDSLAKKTGVAFDKAYLEMMVKDHEEAVDLFTEASDDKNQTIKTFAADNLPMLQMHLDKAKELAGAK encoded by the coding sequence ATGAAAAAACTTATTTACCCGGTATTAGGATTAGCTATGGCTTTATCTCTGCAATCATGTATAGATAACTGGAAAGCAAAATACTATAACGAAAAAACATTGGTTGACGACGTAGGTGTATCGCTTATTAAAAATGGCCTTGAAGGCGGCATGACTGAAATAGAGGCATCACAATTAGCTGTAAAAAACTCAACTAATCCGCAGGTAGTAAGTTTTGCTCAGATGATAATAACCGATCATACCAAAGCTGATAGCACGCTTAAATGGATGGAATACGATAAACTAATGACTGAGAAGGATACAGTTAGCGGTGAGCACCAGGAAATGATTGACAGCCTTGCTAAAAAAACAGGTGTAGCGTTTGACAAGGCTTATCTGGAAATGATGGTTAAAGATCATGAAGAAGCTGTTGACCTGTTTACAGAAGCAAGCGACGACAAAAATCAAACTATAAAAACTTTTGCTGCTGACAATTTGCCAATGCTTCAAATGCATTTGGATAAGGCTAAAGAGTTAGCCGGAGCAAAATAA
- a CDS encoding DUF763 domain-containing protein — protein sequence MERSGSADLPLHYGYVPIWLAERMAKLGLAIVENILIDYGKDDLLRRISDPFWFQSLGAVMGMDWHSSGITTSVMGALKRAVNPHSKELGIYICGGKGKYSKQTPDELLKISERTGLDGDYLVKCSKLSAKVDNTAIQDGFQLYTHNFILSDTGKWAVVQQGMSDLSSTARRYHWLSESLTSFVDDPHTSIYGQNTGYILNMADKQADGSRNGVMQIAAENPERMLKEISKLVMPSHHDVRAKDVDLKRLGAVLWLAHEKQPADFQDLLLLQGLGPRTLQSLALVSEVIHGTSSRFKDPARFSFAHGGKDGHPFPVPIKVYDETISTLQTAVYKAKLGQSEKAEAIKRLSKIAENAEKDFTPNANFDKVIEEERSSSWKYGGRTVMGRAKPPVQQQLKLF from the coding sequence ATGGAGCGTTCGGGAAGTGCTGACCTGCCATTGCATTATGGCTATGTGCCTATCTGGCTCGCAGAGCGGATGGCAAAGCTGGGATTGGCTATAGTGGAGAATATACTGATAGATTACGGGAAAGATGACCTGCTTCGCCGCATCAGCGATCCATTTTGGTTCCAGAGTTTAGGTGCAGTTATGGGTATGGACTGGCATTCATCAGGTATTACTACATCTGTTATGGGTGCTTTAAAACGGGCGGTAAATCCGCATAGTAAAGAACTGGGCATTTACATATGCGGTGGTAAAGGTAAGTACTCTAAACAAACTCCTGACGAGCTCCTTAAAATTAGCGAAAGAACCGGCCTTGATGGTGATTACCTGGTTAAATGCAGCAAACTAAGCGCCAAAGTCGATAACACTGCTATACAGGATGGTTTCCAACTTTACACTCATAATTTTATTTTGAGCGATACCGGTAAATGGGCAGTTGTACAACAAGGCATGAGCGATTTGAGCAGTACAGCGCGCAGATATCATTGGTTATCGGAATCCTTAACCTCTTTTGTGGATGATCCGCATACATCTATCTACGGGCAAAATACCGGCTACATTTTAAATATGGCCGATAAACAAGCTGATGGCTCAAGAAATGGAGTTATGCAAATAGCTGCTGAAAACCCGGAACGTATGCTAAAGGAGATCAGTAAACTGGTAATGCCATCGCACCATGATGTGCGGGCAAAAGATGTCGATCTTAAAAGATTGGGCGCCGTGCTTTGGCTGGCACATGAAAAACAGCCGGCCGACTTTCAGGACCTGCTATTACTGCAAGGATTAGGCCCAAGAACATTACAATCATTGGCATTGGTTAGCGAAGTAATCCATGGCACATCATCACGGTTTAAAGACCCTGCACGATTTTCCTTTGCACATGGTGGCAAGGACGGGCATCCCTTTCCTGTACCCATAAAAGTTTATGATGAAACCATCAGCACCCTGCAAACCGCGGTTTATAAAGCTAAACTAGGCCAATCAGAAAAAGCTGAAGCTATAAAAAGACTCTCAAAAATTGCAGAAAACGCCGAGAAGGATTTTACCCCCAATGCCAACTTTGATAAAGTAATTGAAGAGGAACGCAGTAGCTCATGGAAATATGGCGGTAGGACAGTAATGGGTAGAGCTAAGCCACCCGTACAACAGCAATTAAAACTATTCTAA
- a CDS encoding DUF4268 domain-containing protein, with amino-acid sequence MYSKDEASQIQQAFWTAFGQYISPQLSADGLKVNWVNYKTGIKHLYFKMEADKRFATIGIVITHSDIGIQELFFEQFKELKAMFGSYLNEDWIWALHDKDEYGKIISRIYLQLDNVNIYNRNDWPQLISFFKPRIIALDEFWSMAQYSFESLK; translated from the coding sequence ATGTATTCAAAAGATGAAGCATCACAAATACAGCAGGCGTTCTGGACAGCATTCGGGCAATATATCTCTCCGCAATTATCTGCCGATGGCTTAAAGGTAAACTGGGTAAACTACAAAACCGGCATTAAACATTTGTACTTTAAAATGGAGGCCGATAAGCGCTTTGCTACTATTGGTATCGTTATCACTCATTCTGATATAGGCATACAAGAGCTTTTTTTTGAACAGTTTAAGGAATTAAAAGCCATGTTCGGTAGTTATTTAAATGAGGATTGGATCTGGGCTTTGCATGATAAGGATGAATATGGTAAAATCATCAGCCGCATTTACCTCCAACTGGATAATGTAAACATCTATAACCGCAATGATTGGCCGCAATTGATCTCCTTCTTTAAACCAAGAATTATTGCATTGGATGAATTTTGGAGCATGGCGCAATATAGTTTTGAGAGTTTGAAATAA